CACATAATATGATTTAGGGGCTATTTCCTGGGAGTGGTAGAGTTTTGGTGTTATTCTCCTTTTGAGGCTAACTCCTGTGGCATCTTGCACATATAACCATCCAAAAGCAATTTTTTAAGCTTTTTGATGCTTTCAAGGAGGGATATTTCCTGCTTAGGGAAAAAATCTTCCTGAGCATCTTGCCCATGGCAGCTATGACCTTCTTGTTCCTCAGGCTGTAGATAATAGGGTTTATCAATGGTGGCAATATTGCATAGACCATTGCAACAAAAAGGTTTTGAATAGGTGATGTGTCTGATGTATCCCCAAGAACTGCAATCAttatagaaatgagaaataagatGAGGATCATCAACTGAGGGGAGCAGGTTGAAATGGCCTTGTATCGACCTTCCATAGAAGGAATCTTGAGCACATTGGAAAAGATGCGAACATAGGATgcaattaaaaaagcaaagcaagATAACAAAAAACATAAACTTGCTATAACTAATACAAATTCTGTCTGATACACATCAGATGCTGAGACTTTCAAGACATGAGGGATATCACAGAAAAAATGGTGGACCATATTGGAGCCCGAGAAGGGCAGATGAATCAAGTTCCCAGTGTGTACAGCAGAATAAATCAGCCCACTGAGCCATGAGCCAGGTGCTACCCAAAGACAACGGGATGGCATCATGATGAGGCCATAGTGTAGAGGGTGGCAAATGGCCACAAAGCAGTCATAGGACATGGCCACTAACAAAGCAAACTCTGTTGttgcaaagaagagaaagaagaagaccTGAGCAGTACAGCCAAGGAGGGTCATGGTTTGACTGCCAATCAAAGAATGGATGATAAACTTAGGAAGGGTGACTGAGATGTTGCAGATATCCAACaaggataaattgctcagaaaaaaatacataggagAGTGAAGGTGTGGGTCAATAAGAATTGCAGCAATGGTGAGAAGGTTCCCCGTCATGGTAGCCAGGTATATCAGCAGGAACAACACAGCATGTAAGACCTGCAGCTCCCGTATTCTGGAAAACTCCATGAGGAGGAATTCAGTGATGACTGAGAAGTTGCCCATCCCTGATTGTGTGTTCCAATTTAAGTAGAATCAAGCATGACTATGAATAACAGAAATGCAGTgttgaaatagaagagagaattaaaataattttcaagtaGAACATCCATGCAAATAAACCCATCCCATTAAACCTGAACGTCGAAGTAAATTCACACATATTTTAAAGTAAACAGAGGTTAGAGGAGAAATAATGAGGTTTAGATTCATATAATAGCTCTGGTACAGTGTTTGGAGTCTTTAGCTTTACAAAATGATCCTAGTTTTCATAGTGTACAAAGCTATAGACAGTGACAAATATTATACTTGGTACACTTTAGGAAGGTGAATAATGCCATTACAAACATGATAAAGAGAAGGACTTGTATCATGACCATGGAGAGCAtgaattttgtgtgtgtatatgtttgtgtgtgtgtatataccgagatctatgtatatatgtatggggGAGTGACGaatggaggaagagacagagagagagaagtacagagacagaaagagacaggaacagagagatatagagaaagtcagagacagagactgaaaagacaggaaaattatgcttataatgaaaaatgtaaagggTTTATGGAAGAAAGTGGTTAAAAATTATCAAGTATTATATAAAAGTAAGCATAATGATAATATTCTTTCACAGCTGAGTTAGTTCTAAACTAGTTTGGTGATTTGCAAAAAGTAATAAAGCTCATTCATAATAAAATCAGAACTTGAAACCAAATCTCTTGATCAGAAATCCACAATTTTCGTgttacagaaaaaaatgagaacttCACATATCTAAGAAATTAATTGTTCACTTCTCTGACCCCTGTGCAAATGATCAGCatagaatatgtatatatttgattaAAGTTGAAAGGACTAATAACAGGTTAAAATAATCTCTGACAAGATACTACTTATACATTTGTTTGTTTCCATTGCTAACCCCATCCCCAGAGAGATGAAGTTAGAACTAAAACAGTGATCATGATCAA
This DNA window, taken from Monodelphis domestica isolate mMonDom1 chromosome 6, mMonDom1.pri, whole genome shotgun sequence, encodes the following:
- the LOC100617523 gene encoding olfactory receptor 14I1-like — encoded protein: MGNFSVITEFLLMEFSRIRELQVLHAVLFLLIYLATMTGNLLTIAAILIDPHLHSPMYFFLSNLSLLDICNISVTLPKFIIHSLIGSQTMTLLGCTAQVFFFLFFATTEFALLVAMSYDCFVAICHPLHYGLIMMPSRCLWVAPGSWLSGLIYSAVHTGNLIHLPFSGSNMVHHFFCDIPHVLKVSASDVYQTEFVLVIASLCFLLSCFAFLIASYVRIFSNVLKIPSMEGRYKAISTCSPQLMILILFLISIMIAVLGDTSDTSPIQNLFVAMVYAILPPLINPIIYSLRNKKVIAAMGSCHGQISPLPATPGYPTGGK